The DNA segment TAGGTACAGGGAGAATCTATTTTAATTTCAGTGCAGATGGTGCGATCGCACTTATGGATAGTTTAACAGCACAATTCAACGCCGCCGCACTTCCTTTTACCTTTCAAGTTCTGTACAATCCCTGCGCCTATGGACGCTATGACTCAGGCGTACTCTATTTTGAACACGAAAACTATCCAGTAATACATAAAATTCTTCAGGTTATATATCAAGAGTATCAAGCTTATTTCCAGCCAGAGATACCCCTGTTTACCAAATTTTTAGCACCTGGGTTGAGTCTGGCTGAAGAACCTACGCAAAAATTTGCCGCACAAGAGACTTTTGGCATGAATCGTTGTCAAATTGTGGCGAATGCTTTGTTAGAAGCTTGGCAGAAGGGTAAGAATGCAGTCGAAGAACGAATGAAGACGATTAACAAACACTTTCAACATCATTCTATAGATTTACAGCGTCCTTATCTTAACCCTACTTCTGAAGATATATATTCACCATTAAAGTTATAAATTTTTCTTGCACAGTAATATGATTTTGTAGGGCGGACTTCTAGTCTGCTCTTTTTTTTATTTGGTAATTTTCCATATGCCTTTTACTTATCATCGGACAATTAACTTTCAAGATACGGATGCTGCGGGAGTAGTTTATTTTGCTAATATCCTCAGCATTTGTCATGAAGGTTATGAAGCGTCTTTGAGAACATCAGGAATTAGTCTCAAAGAGTTTTTTACTAATCCTAGTATGGCTTTCCCAATTGTCCATGCCAGTGTAGATTTTTTGCGTCCGCTATTTTGTGGGGCTCAGGTGATAATTAGCTTGGTACCGCAAAAGATTGGTGCGGAAAAGTTTGAGATTAATTATGAAATTTATTTGGCAGATGTATTAGTGGCTAAGGCTGTAACTCGACACGTTTGTATTGATGCTAATACTAGAAGTAAGCAAGAGTTATCTATGGAAATTATTCAGTGGTTGGATGGCTATCGGAAGGACACAGAGGAGGTGGAAAGACGCAAGGCTAGAGAGGTTGTTTAACTTTTTTTAACGCAAAGTATCGCGGAGGTTGGCGCTGAGGGACGCAAAGTTTTAACTATTTTCTTTGAGGTATGACGTTTCTAATGCCACTTTTCGCTCCTATGGCATCGCCTTGATAACGTGGGATGATGTGGATACTCGCGTGCATAATATTTTGTCCGGCGGCTCGATTGATATTCATACCTATATTGAAGCCATCAGGGGCAAATTCTGCTTTCAAAAATTCCTGTGCTTTATTTACCATTAACCAACAAGCTGATTGCTCTTTTTGGGGTAGCTCGAAGTAGTCGCTAACATGACGTTTGGGAATAACTAATATATGTCCTTTGCTGATTGGATAACCATCAAAGATAGCGTAGGCAGTTGCCGATTCTGTTAATAATTTTAAGTTTTTATGGGGATTGCAAAATATACAATAATTAGATGAATGACGCTGGTTATTATAATGAGTGTATTCGTATATTTCTCGGCTTTCATCTAAATGGATTGAGTGAAATGGTAGTTTGACAAGACATTGATATGTAGGTTTTTTATGAATATAATGTTCTCGAAACCCTTCCCTTTTAATATCTCTTCTGACTACATAATACGCTTTACCTCCTGGTTTTAATAAGTGGGATATATCCATGAGGACATTAGCTTGATTTTCGGGGAGTAAAACATTTAAAACGTAGAAGCAAATTATAGTGTCAAATTTATTTTCAGGATATTGAGGAAAATAATAAGGATCATAACCAGTAATATCAAAGCCTTTTTGCTGCAATAATTTAACATCATTCCCAAATCCACAACCAAAGTCTAAAATTTGGCCTTGTAGCAGGTTTTGATTTAGTAAAAACTGTGCAGGAAATGATAGATAAGTTCTTTCAATGGCTGTGAGATGGCTGAATTGATTTTTTTGCTGTTTCATGGAAATCTAAGACTCATCTGCTACCTTGTCTTAGCACAGCCAAAACTCAACCCGCGATACCCAATTCCACAACCATAAATATGTTCTTATATTTATCTAAATTACTGCCTCTATTTTTTTATCCTTTAGGATTAGCTAGTGTCGGTTTAGTAGTAGCACTAGTAACTTTGCGTAAACGTCCACGTATAGCGACTACAGCCATAGCTTTATCGTTAACTTTATTGCTATTGTGCAGCAACGCCTGGGTTGCTAAATACTTGGTGCGATCGCTAGAATGGCAAAATCTACCCATGGCACAATTACCCAACGCTGAAGCCATCATCGTCTTAGGTGGTGCAACTAAATCAGTCTTTCCCCCAAGGATTACACCAGATTTAAGTGAACAAGGCGATCGCGTCATCTATGCTGCCCAATTATATCGCCAAAACAAAGCCCCACTCATCATCCTCAGTGGGGGACGCATCGATTGGCGCGGAAGCGGTTCATCGGAATCAACAGATATGGCAAATATCCTCACATCTCTAGGTATTCCGGCTAGTGTGTTGATTGAAGAACCCGATTCACTTAATACCTATCAAAATGCCGTAAATGTCAAGAAAATATTAGTATCTCGTGGTATTGATCAAGTATTGTTGGTAACTTCAGCATTACATATGCCGCGATCGCTGAAAATTTTCCAGCGTCAAGGTATGAACGTTATCCCCGCACCCACTGACTTTTTAGTTAGCGAAGGTGAACTCCAGGAACTCGGCAACACCCCCAAAGCCGCTATATTGAATTTATTACCAGATACTTACAACTTACACCTATTCACAAACGCCCTGAAAGAATACGTTGGCAGCTTTGTTTATTGGTTACGAGGTTGGGTCTAATTAGAGACGCGATTAATCGCGTCTGTACAGTTGTCGGTTGTCAATAGTCAATAGTAATTCTTCTTTGCTTACCCTGCTTCCCCTGCTCCCCCTACTTCCCCTGCTCCCTAAAATCCATGAACGAAAACTTACCCTACATTCTACCTGTACCCCAACCCCAAGCCGAGGATACTTTTGCAGCTTATCAGACAACTCATCAGTTTTATTATGAAGTGCAAAAACGTTCTGAGTTTCAGCGCCATTGTGAATGGTACTACGCAACTGCCGAGCAGCATCGCCAGGAACTAGAAAGAATGCGCGGCGAAGTTAATATTTTCTCATGGTTCCGCCGCTCCTCAAAGATTTAGATACTTTAGATAACTTCTAACTCATTTTCCCGTAGATGAGCCTTAAACTTTTTACTAAACTGGATAAGAAAAGGTAAATTAGCACTAACAGGTCTACCTTGCCATTGGGTGACAATCTCCACAATTTCGCCTTCTGAGCCTTTGAGGTCAAAAGCTTTACCGCGATGTTCAGGATGATGGTAAACTACTACCGATTCTTTTACACAGACGCGATCGCCAACTTTCATAACAACATTCACACCTTTTTCAACAAGTATCTCCACGGCCATCCTCACTGAACTAACTTGCTTTTTTAACAAAAAGTATTGTTTACAACAGCAACTCCCATAGCACTCAACATTTACAGATGCTCTGTTTCACAACTCTCTAACTTATATACAAACAAAGCTTACCTACGCAGGCTTTGAGCGCAATTAGT comes from the Nostoc sp. PCC 7120 = FACHB-418 genome and includes:
- a CDS encoding acyl-CoA thioesterase, encoding MPFTYHRTINFQDTDAAGVVYFANILSICHEGYEASLRTSGISLKEFFTNPSMAFPIVHASVDFLRPLFCGAQVIISLVPQKIGAEKFEINYEIYLADVLVAKAVTRHVCIDANTRSKQELSMEIIQWLDGYRKDTEEVERRKAREVV
- a CDS encoding HIT family protein, with the protein product MKQQKNQFSHLTAIERTYLSFPAQFLLNQNLLQGQILDFGCGFGNDVKLLQQKGFDITGYDPYYFPQYPENKFDTIICFYVLNVLLPENQANVLMDISHLLKPGGKAYYVVRRDIKREGFREHYIHKKPTYQCLVKLPFHSIHLDESREIYEYTHYNNQRHSSNYCIFCNPHKNLKLLTESATAYAIFDGYPISKGHILVIPKRHVSDYFELPQKEQSACWLMVNKAQEFLKAEFAPDGFNIGMNINRAAGQNIMHASIHIIPRYQGDAIGAKSGIRNVIPQRK
- a CDS encoding YdcF family protein; this translates as MFLYLSKLLPLFFYPLGLASVGLVVALVTLRKRPRIATTAIALSLTLLLLCSNAWVAKYLVRSLEWQNLPMAQLPNAEAIIVLGGATKSVFPPRITPDLSEQGDRVIYAAQLYRQNKAPLIILSGGRIDWRGSGSSESTDMANILTSLGIPASVLIEEPDSLNTYQNAVNVKKILVSRGIDQVLLVTSALHMPRSLKIFQRQGMNVIPAPTDFLVSEGELQELGNTPKAAILNLLPDTYNLHLFTNALKEYVGSFVYWLRGWV
- a CDS encoding ferredoxin-thioredoxin reductase variable chain; translation: MAVEILVEKGVNVVMKVGDRVCVKESVVVYHHPEHRGKAFDLKGSEGEIVEIVTQWQGRPVSANLPFLIQFSKKFKAHLRENELEVI